GGGAACGAAGACGACAGCTAGAGATTTACTTCCCGCATTTGAGCTGATTGGCTTCCAAGCAAGGCTGGTTGATCCTATTTCGAGTAATAGAATGCTGCATTGTAGTTTAATAATTATGGCTGTGGATATAGAGATTTGTGTAGTTAAATTGCCGCTATTTGAAACTTCCCCAAAACAGGTAACAAAAGATCTAACCATTCATTTCATCTTTATTTCACAATGTACAAGAAGATACAAAAGAACCATGGCCCCCCTTCCCCCCCGCAAACAACAACAACCCACCCACCATCATAATCTAATCGGTTTTCTTTGTACAGAAACTATTCAACAACATTCAACCAATTAACCAAAAAACCAACTCACCTCCACAGCGATCACAACACCAACTCTTTGCCAGCAAAATCGAATTTTCCGAGAGCAAAATCACCGCATCGAGTGCCCTCCACTCAGAACCTGAACCAAGCTGGAAGCGTTTCGCCTAATCTTCTCATTATCATCCTCCACAAAACACATACAAAGATCCAAAACCCCTTCGCTCCTCGCCTCCGCGCACATTTCTTCGCTATGGCAACAAAGCGAGTTCAGCGTTAAAAAAGCATACTCAATCCCTCTCGAGCTCCCATTCTTGACCACTCTCCCCAAAACCGTCACACACCCATCGAACCTCTCCATTGCCTCCCTCCCTTCCTTACTTTTCGCCAGAAGACCCAATACCTCCACGGCTCTCTCGAGCCCCGAATCCGCAATTCTTATCAAAATCGGTACCGATCCACACTGCACGGCTCGTCTCCGGTTATCGGGAAAAGAACATAGGGCGTAGAGCGCCGTCGCCGCCTCCTTCTTCCCGCGGCCTTTGCCGTCACGAAGAAGAAAAACCAAGGCTCGTATAGCATATGGGTATGCTCCAATCGTGGCCTTGTTCACCTCCACAACAGCTAAACTTGTTATAATTGTAGCCGCCAGGGCGCGCGAATCAGCCGAGCCTGTTTGCAGAGCGGCAACTATCCGCGAAATCGCGCCCTCGGCGACGAGACCCACTTTGTTATCGTCGTCGAGGCTGAGATTGAGCAGCAGAGAGAGCGACTTCTCTTGGAGACCAGAGTAGTCGGAGGCGGCGCAGTTGAGGACGGCCGAGACTGCGCCAGCCTCGGTGATTCTCCGTCGGAAGGCCGAGTCCCGCTTGGAGAGCTTGGTGAGTTGGTCGAGAGAGTCGAGCTTTGAGTTGAGACAGGAGGAGGGGGAGGTGAGATTGGAGATCAGGGTCTGGGGCTCGGGGTAGGGTTGAGGTTTTGGTGGGAAGACGAGGGCAAAGTTGGAAATGAGGCTGCGGAGGGCGTGGTTGGGGATGAGGGAAGGGTTATCGGGGAGAGGCAGTTTAGTAACTGGGCAGGAGCGGTGGCCGGCGTCCAGCCAACGTTGGATGGAGGAGCGATCGAAGGTGTGGCCCGATGAGAGGATAACCGGGTCGGACATGATCTCGAGTGAAATCGGGCACTTGAAATCGTCCGGAAACTGAATCGCCATTTTCCTCCACTCGCAAACCTTTTTTGTCTGTGCCTGCccctctttctttcttgctttccTTTCTGTCACTTTGTTTGGAGGAGGGTTTTCATGGGGTTTTTAAGTGGGAGACCTTTTTGGAAGCcttgaaaataacaaaaatgaaattacaattaaaaactaattcaaGATATTAAATTCAGACatatgtttatttaaaa
This genomic interval from Carya illinoinensis cultivar Pawnee chromosome 10, C.illinoinensisPawnee_v1, whole genome shotgun sequence contains the following:
- the LOC122279727 gene encoding U-box domain-containing protein 8; this translates as MAIQFPDDFKCPISLEIMSDPVILSSGHTFDRSSIQRWLDAGHRSCPVTKLPLPDNPSLIPNHALRSLISNFALVFPPKPQPYPEPQTLISNLTSPSSCLNSKLDSLDQLTKLSKRDSAFRRRITEAGAVSAVLNCAASDYSGLQEKSLSLLLNLSLDDDNKVGLVAEGAISRIVAALQTGSADSRALAATIITSLAVVEVNKATIGAYPYAIRALVFLLRDGKGRGKKEAATALYALCSFPDNRRRAVQCGSVPILIRIADSGLERAVEVLGLLAKSKEGREAMERFDGCVTVLGRVVKNGSSRGIEYAFLTLNSLCCHSEEMCAEARSEGVLDLCMCFVEDDNEKIRRNASSLVQVLSGGHSMR